One Streptomyces coeruleorubidus DNA segment encodes these proteins:
- a CDS encoding ATP-binding protein codes for MGEPAVGEVIGVIDTEGDRAEWTFPAEPGAVRTARQAVRGQLRGWSLDSLADLTALLVSELVTNALRHATGPIGVRLVRPSELNGVLLVEVSDPLPDPPRERAARPEDESGRGLQLVASSCRRWGTRPGGVGKTVWFELAVPE; via the coding sequence ATGGGTGAGCCCGCTGTCGGGGAAGTGATCGGCGTGATCGACACGGAAGGTGACCGCGCCGAGTGGACCTTTCCCGCCGAGCCGGGTGCCGTGCGCACCGCCCGCCAGGCCGTCCGCGGCCAACTCCGCGGCTGGAGCCTCGACAGCCTCGCCGACCTCACGGCGTTGTTGGTCAGCGAGTTGGTCACCAACGCCCTGCGGCACGCCACGGGCCCCATCGGCGTCCGCCTGGTCCGCCCCTCCGAACTGAACGGCGTCCTCCTGGTGGAGGTCTCCGACCCGCTCCCGGACCCGCCTCGCGAGCGCGCCGCCAGACCCGAGGACGAGAGCGGCCGCGGGCTCCAACTGGTCGCCTCCTCCTGCCGCCGCTGGGGCACCCGGCCCGGCGGCGTGGGCAAGACCGTGTGGTTCGAACTCGCGGTTCCGGAGTGA
- a CDS encoding SPOR domain-containing protein, protein MNDSTITLPWLVIREDDNGNRYRVGRYATRAEAQKIADSLDGRGHRQLYWVERLGQNGQGGAHD, encoded by the coding sequence ATGAACGACAGCACGATCACTCTTCCCTGGCTCGTGATACGAGAGGACGACAACGGCAACCGCTACCGGGTGGGCCGGTACGCGACCCGGGCCGAGGCCCAGAAGATCGCGGACAGCCTCGACGGCCGCGGCCACAGGCAGCTGTACTGGGTCGAGCGGCTCGGTCAGAACGGGCAGGGCGGGGCGCACGACTGA
- a CDS encoding (deoxy)nucleoside triphosphate pyrophosphohydrolase → MSERIVVVGAALVDDGRLLAARRSAPPELAGRWELPGGKVEPGETADAALVRELREELGVDAEAGGRVPGEWPLKSPYVLHVWTARLRPGSAAPKPLQDHDELRWLGPGEVWDVDWLDQDVPAVRRTLAHLGSLGGPGTGEVPGA, encoded by the coding sequence ATGAGTGAGCGGATCGTCGTCGTGGGTGCCGCGCTGGTCGACGACGGGCGGCTGCTGGCCGCCCGGCGCAGCGCGCCCCCCGAGTTGGCCGGGCGCTGGGAGCTGCCCGGTGGCAAGGTCGAGCCGGGGGAGACGGCCGACGCGGCGCTCGTGCGGGAACTGCGCGAGGAACTCGGCGTCGACGCCGAGGCCGGCGGGCGCGTCCCGGGGGAGTGGCCGCTGAAGTCGCCGTACGTGCTGCATGTGTGGACCGCGCGCCTGCGGCCCGGCTCCGCCGCCCCCAAGCCCCTTCAGGACCACGACGAACTGCGCTGGCTCGGCCCCGGCGAGGTCTGGGACGTGGACTGGCTCGACCAGGACGTGCCGGCGGTACGGCGGACTCTCGCGCACCTGGGATCTCTCGGCGGCCCCGGTACGGGAGAAGTACCCGGCGCCTGA